Proteins from a genomic interval of Bradyrhizobium sp. CCGB01:
- a CDS encoding ABC transporter permease, giving the protein MFAYLVRRLFLMLVTLFGISVVIFFLLRIVPGNIVDILFAAAGYVDPADKANLEKELGIDQPLIVQYWHWISGFLRGDFGYSYVSEKPALQEILPRIPITARLAGLALLFSASIGIPLGVISAVKQGTRLDYALRVVSLSGLSLPSFWLGLLILTASVAMFGQMPIFNPNPQTWLEAFATYAVPAAAVGFRSAALTMRITRSSMLEVLRQDYIRTARAKGASDAAVNYHHALKNAILPVITVIGIEAAFLIGGLIVTETVFNIPGVARFLVEAIRWRDYPIVQNLVMLIAVVVVSANFIVDMLYAVFDPRIRYTD; this is encoded by the coding sequence ATGTTTGCCTATCTGGTGCGGCGCCTGTTCCTGATGCTCGTGACCCTGTTCGGGATCTCGGTCGTCATCTTCTTCCTGCTGCGCATCGTGCCCGGCAACATCGTCGATATCCTGTTCGCCGCGGCCGGCTATGTCGATCCTGCCGACAAGGCCAATCTGGAGAAGGAGCTCGGCATCGACCAGCCGCTGATCGTGCAATATTGGCACTGGATCAGCGGGTTCCTGCGCGGCGATTTCGGCTACTCCTACGTCTCCGAGAAGCCCGCGCTTCAGGAGATCCTGCCGCGGATCCCGATCACCGCGCGGCTCGCCGGCCTGGCGCTGTTGTTCTCGGCCTCGATCGGCATTCCCCTAGGCGTCATCAGTGCGGTAAAGCAGGGCACGCGGCTCGACTACGCGCTCCGCGTCGTCAGCCTCAGCGGATTGTCGCTGCCCTCGTTCTGGCTCGGCCTGCTCATCCTCACCGCCTCGGTGGCGATGTTCGGCCAGATGCCGATCTTCAATCCCAATCCACAGACCTGGCTGGAGGCGTTCGCGACCTACGCCGTTCCCGCCGCCGCGGTCGGCTTCCGCAGCGCGGCGCTGACCATGCGCATCACCCGCTCTTCGATGCTGGAGGTGCTGCGGCAGGACTATATCCGCACCGCCCGCGCCAAGGGCGCATCGGATGCGGCGGTGAACTATCATCACGCGCTGAAGAACGCGATCCTGCCGGTCATCACCGTGATCGGCATCGAGGCGGCGTTCCTGATCGGCGGCCTGATCGTCACCGAGACCGTGTTCAACATCCCCGGCGTCGCCCGCTTCCTGGTCGAGGCGATCCGCTGGCGCGACTATCCGATCGTGCAGAACCTCGTGATGCTGATTGCGGTCGTGGTGGTGAGCGCGAATTTCATCGTCGACATGCTCTACGCCGTGTTCGATCCACGTATCAGATACACGGATTAG
- a CDS encoding ABC transporter ATP-binding protein, with translation MAKQSDLVLDVRNLKTVFFTNSGLFKAVDDISFTVKRGETLAIVGESGCGKSVTALSLMRLVPDPPGRIVGGSVSLEGTDLLALDEAQMRAVRGNRISMIFQEPMTSLNPVMRIGDQIVEAVRLHRHISAREAHDIAVEMLRLVRIPEPARRAREYPHQLSGGMRQRAMIAMALACRPALLIADEPTTALDVTIQAQILALILDLQKELGTGLVLITHDLGVVAQTAQRVIVMYAGRKVEEASVEALFTSPKHPYTRGLMASIPAVPASGVAAQERLNEIPGTVPSLVRLPKGCAFAPRCKLAIKRCEAEYPPLTDWGGGHLAACWRAAEVAEVA, from the coding sequence ATGGCAAAACAATCCGATCTCGTGCTCGACGTGAGGAACCTGAAGACGGTGTTCTTCACGAACTCCGGCCTGTTCAAGGCCGTCGACGATATCTCCTTCACCGTAAAGCGCGGCGAGACGCTGGCGATCGTCGGCGAATCCGGCTGCGGCAAGAGCGTCACCGCCCTGTCGCTGATGCGGCTGGTGCCCGATCCGCCCGGCCGCATCGTCGGCGGCTCGGTCTCGCTTGAAGGCACCGATTTGCTGGCGCTGGATGAAGCGCAGATGCGCGCTGTCAGGGGCAACCGCATCTCGATGATCTTCCAGGAGCCGATGACCTCGCTCAATCCGGTGATGCGGATCGGCGACCAGATCGTCGAAGCCGTCCGGCTGCACCGGCACATCTCGGCCAGGGAAGCACATGACATCGCGGTCGAGATGCTGCGGCTGGTGCGCATCCCCGAGCCGGCCCGGCGTGCAAGGGAATATCCGCATCAGCTCTCCGGCGGCATGCGCCAGCGCGCGATGATCGCGATGGCGCTGGCGTGCCGGCCGGCGCTCTTGATCGCGGACGAGCCGACCACCGCGCTCGACGTCACCATCCAAGCGCAGATCCTGGCGCTGATCCTCGACCTCCAGAAGGAGCTCGGCACCGGCCTCGTGCTGATCACCCATGATCTCGGCGTCGTGGCGCAGACCGCGCAGCGCGTGATCGTGATGTACGCCGGACGGAAGGTCGAGGAAGCCAGCGTCGAGGCGCTGTTCACGTCGCCAAAGCATCCCTATACGCGCGGGCTGATGGCCTCGATCCCGGCCGTGCCGGCATCCGGCGTCGCCGCGCAGGAGCGGCTGAACGAAATCCCCGGCACCGTGCCTTCGCTGGTGCGGCTGCCGAAAGGTTGCGCGTTCGCGCCGCGCTGCAAGCTCGCGATCAAGCGCTGCGAAGCCGAATATCCGCCGCTCACGGATTGGGGCGGCGGCCATCTCGCCGCATGCTGGCGCGCGGCTGAAGTGGCGGAGGTGGCATGA
- a CDS encoding ABC transporter substrate-binding protein, which produces MRSVWALAVMAALSVLTASTTTLAGEPKQGGILRMYHRDSPGNASIHEGATYSLNVPFMPVFNNLVIYKQDEAQNRMDNIVPELAESWAWVNDNKTLTFKLRQGVKWHDGKPFTSADVKCTFDMLMGKSQQKFRQNPRKTWYEQVNDVSTNGDLEVSFNLKRPQPSLLALLASGYTPVYPCHVSPGDMRTHPIGTGPFKFVEFKANESIKLTRNPDYWRKGRPYLDGIEFTIIPNRSTAILAFVAGKFDMAFPTEVSIPLLKDVKSQAPNAVCVVEPNNVATNIIVNSSAPPFDNIDIRRAMALSLDRKAFISIMFEGQGDIGGTLLPQPNGLWGMPKEMLETIPGYGPDVNANREAAKKLMQKAGYGPDKHLAVKVSTRNIPVYRDPAVILIDQLKSIYIDGELDVVETANWFPKVARKDYMLGLNLTGNAVDDPDQSFYENYSCGSERNYTNYCNKEIEKLFDVQSQETDVNKRKKLVWDIDKKLQEDVARPIIFHARTGSCWQPYVKGVTVMSNSSYNGYRYEDVWMDK; this is translated from the coding sequence ATGCGGAGCGTGTGGGCGCTCGCCGTGATGGCGGCGCTATCTGTGCTGACGGCCTCAACCACCACGCTCGCCGGCGAGCCCAAGCAGGGGGGGATCCTGCGGATGTACCACCGCGACAGCCCCGGCAATGCCTCGATCCATGAAGGCGCGACCTACTCGCTCAATGTTCCCTTCATGCCTGTTTTCAACAACCTCGTCATCTACAAGCAGGACGAAGCCCAGAACAGGATGGACAACATCGTGCCCGAGCTCGCCGAGAGCTGGGCCTGGGTGAACGACAACAAGACGCTGACCTTCAAGCTGCGCCAGGGCGTGAAATGGCATGACGGCAAGCCGTTTACCTCGGCGGACGTCAAATGCACCTTCGACATGCTGATGGGCAAGTCGCAGCAGAAGTTCCGTCAGAACCCGCGCAAGACCTGGTACGAACAGGTCAACGACGTCTCCACCAACGGCGACCTCGAGGTTTCCTTCAACCTGAAGCGGCCGCAGCCGTCGCTGCTGGCGCTGCTCGCCTCCGGCTACACGCCGGTCTATCCTTGCCACGTCTCGCCCGGCGACATGCGCACGCATCCGATCGGCACCGGTCCGTTCAAGTTCGTCGAATTCAAGGCCAATGAATCGATCAAGCTGACCCGCAATCCCGACTATTGGCGCAAGGGCCGGCCCTATCTCGACGGCATCGAGTTCACCATCATTCCGAACCGCTCGACAGCGATCCTCGCCTTCGTCGCCGGCAAGTTCGACATGGCCTTCCCGACCGAAGTGAGCATTCCGCTGCTCAAAGACGTCAAATCGCAGGCGCCGAATGCAGTCTGCGTGGTCGAGCCGAACAACGTCGCGACCAACATCATCGTCAATTCGTCGGCACCGCCGTTCGACAATATCGACATCCGCCGCGCCATGGCGCTGTCGCTGGACCGCAAGGCGTTCATCTCGATCATGTTCGAGGGCCAGGGCGACATCGGCGGCACGTTGCTGCCGCAGCCGAACGGGTTGTGGGGCATGCCGAAGGAGATGCTCGAGACCATCCCGGGCTATGGCCCCGATGTGAACGCCAACCGCGAGGCAGCGAAAAAGCTGATGCAGAAGGCCGGCTACGGGCCGGACAAGCACCTCGCCGTCAAGGTCTCGACCCGCAACATCCCCGTCTACCGCGATCCCGCGGTGATCCTGATCGACCAGCTCAAGAGCATCTATATCGACGGCGAACTCGATGTGGTCGAAACCGCGAACTGGTTCCCGAAGGTCGCGCGCAAGGACTACATGCTCGGGCTCAATCTGACGGGCAACGCGGTCGACGACCCCGACCAGTCGTTCTACGAGAACTATTCCTGCGGTTCCGAGCGCAATTACACCAATTACTGCAACAAGGAGATCGAGAAGCTGTTCGACGTGCAGTCGCAGGAGACCGACGTCAACAAGCGCAAGAAGCTGGTGTGGGACATCGACAAGAAGTTGCAGGAGGACGTCGCCCGTCCGATCATCTTCCACGCGCGCACCGGCTCCTGCTGGCAGCCTTACGTCAAGGGCGTGACCGTGATGTCGAACAGCTCCTATAATGGGTACCGGTACGAGGACGTCTGGATGGACAAGTAG
- a CDS encoding ABC transporter permease, producing MAAIDFDVELRRAGAHATGGWRRVLFLAQRHVLGAAGLVIMTVFVLTAIFADFIARYDPLTVDAARALARPSWAHWMGTDSFGRDVFSRIIHGARISLAVGIGSTALGGAIGVIVGLTSGYLSGWVDLVFQRVSDVLQALPLLVLALIMTAALGPSLPNVIIAIAIPLIPTVSRVIRANTLALREQPFVEAAKSIGMSEVRIALRHVLPNTLAPLIVLATAQLGSTILTEASLSFLGLGIPEPYPSWGRMLSESAAEYVRTAPWLVIFPGIAISLAVFGANLFGDALRDILDPRQRG from the coding sequence TTGGCTGCGATCGACTTCGACGTTGAACTGAGGCGCGCCGGGGCACATGCGACCGGCGGCTGGCGGCGCGTGCTGTTCCTGGCGCAACGGCACGTGCTGGGTGCGGCCGGGCTCGTCATCATGACGGTGTTCGTGCTCACGGCCATCTTCGCCGACTTCATCGCGCGCTATGATCCCCTCACGGTCGATGCCGCACGTGCGCTGGCCCGCCCGAGCTGGGCGCACTGGATGGGCACCGATTCCTTCGGCCGCGACGTGTTCAGCCGGATCATCCACGGCGCGCGGATCTCGCTCGCGGTCGGCATCGGCTCGACCGCGCTCGGCGGCGCGATCGGCGTGATCGTCGGCCTGACCTCCGGCTATCTCTCCGGATGGGTCGACCTCGTGTTCCAGCGCGTCTCCGACGTTCTCCAGGCCTTGCCGCTGCTGGTTCTGGCCCTGATCATGACGGCCGCGCTCGGCCCGTCGCTGCCGAACGTCATCATCGCCATCGCCATTCCGCTGATCCCGACCGTGTCGCGCGTCATCCGCGCCAACACGCTGGCGCTGCGCGAGCAACCCTTCGTCGAGGCCGCCAAGTCGATCGGCATGAGCGAGGTGCGCATCGCGCTCCGCCACGTGCTGCCGAACACGCTGGCGCCGCTGATCGTGCTCGCGACGGCCCAGCTCGGCTCGACCATCCTCACCGAGGCCTCGCTCTCCTTCCTCGGGCTCGGCATTCCCGAGCCTTATCCGTCCTGGGGGCGCATGCTGTCGGAGTCGGCCGCCGAATATGTCCGCACGGCGCCGTGGCTGGTGATCTTCCCGGGCATCGCCATCAGTCTCGCCGTGTTCGGCGCCAATCTGTTCGGCGACGCCCTGCGCGACATCCTCGATCCCCGGCAGCGCGGCTGA